In the genome of Candidatus Binatia bacterium, the window GCGCACGTGGCTGAACTTGCTCACCAGCGCGTCGAGCGGCACGCCGTACTGCAGGGCCAGCGAGGTCAGCGTGGCGATGGTGTCCATCAGGCCGGAGATCGTGCTGCCCTCCTTGGCCATCTTGATGAAGATCTCGCCCGGCGTGCCGTCGTCGTAGAAGCCGACGTGGATGTAGCCCTCGTGCCCGGCGACGTCGAACTTGTGCCGGATCGAGCGGCAGTCGGCCGGCAGCCGACGGCGCACCGGCTGGAACTCCGGCGAAGCCGACGGCGCAGGCGCTGCGGTGGCGACCGCCGTCGACGCGGCCGGCGCGGCTGCGGCGCTCTCGCTGCGCTCGCGGCCGTCGCCCTCGCCGCGCGAGGTGTTGAGCGGCTGCGTGCGCTTGCAGCCGTCGCGGTAGATCGCGACCGCCTTGAGCCCGAGCTTCCACGCCAGCATGAAGGCGTCGAAGACCTGCTCCGGCGTCGTGTCCGCCGGCATGTTGATGGTCTTCGAGATCGCGCCCGAGAGGAACGGCTGCACCGCGCCCATCATGCGCAGGTGCCCCTCGGGCGAGATCGCGCGCGAGCCCTTCGCCGGCTTGAAGGCGCAGTCGAAGACCGGCAGGTGCTCGTCGCGCAGCCCCGGCGCGCCCTCGATCGTGTCCTCGGCCTCGAGGTACTCGACGATCGCCTGCACCTCCTTCGAGTCGTAGCCGAGGCGCTTCAGCGCGCTGGGGACGGTGCTGTTGACCATCTTCAGCATGCCGCCGCCGACGAGCTTCTTGTACTTCACCAGCGCGATGTCGGGCTCCACGCCGGTGGTGTCGCAGTCCATCATGAAGGCGATCGTGCCGGTCGGCGCGAGCACCGTGGTCTGCGAGTTGCGGAAGCCGTGCTCGCGACCGAGCGCCAGCGCCTGGTCCCAGGCGGTGCGCGCCGCGTGCAGCAGGTCGAGCGGCACGTGCGACGACGACAGCTTCATCGCGTGGCTGCGATGCTTCTCGATCACGCCGAGCATCGGCTCGCGGTTCACCGCGTAGCCCTCGAACGGTCCGAGCGCGGCGGCGATGCGCGCCGACTGCACGTACGCCTCGCCGCACAGCAGCGCCGTGACCGCGCCGGCGTACTGCCGTCCGACCTCCGAGTCGTACGGCATGCCGAGCTCCATCAGCAGCGCGCCGAGGTTCGCGTAGCCCAGCCCGAGCTCGCGGAAGGCATGCGCGTTGCGGGCGATCTCCGGCGTCGGGTAGCTCGACGCGTCGACGATGATGTCCTGCGCGGTGATCAGGATGTCGACCGCGTGACGGAACGACGCGGTGTCGAGCTCGCCGTTCTCGCCGAGGAACTTCATCAGGTTGATCGACGCCAGATTGCAGGCCGAGTCATCGAGGTGCATGTACTCGCTGCAAGGGTTCGAGGCGTTGATCCGCCCGCTGTTCGGGCAGGTGTGCCAGGCGTTGATCGTCGTGTCGAACTGCATGCCGGGGTCGCCGCAGAAGTGCGCCGCCTCGGCGATCATCCGCATGAGGTCGCGCGCGCGGAACGTCTCGGCGACCTCGCCCGAGGTGACGAAGCGCGTCTGCCAGGTGCCGTCGTTCTCGACCGCGCGCATGAACTCGTCGGTGACGCGCACCGAGTTGTTCGCGTTCTGGAAGAACACCGAGCTGTACGCCGGGCCGTCGAGCGAGCCGTCGTAGCCGGCGTCGATCAGCGCCCAGGCCTTCTTCTCCTCCTCGGCCTTGCAGTTGATGAACTCGACGATGTCCGGATGCTGGACGTCGAGCACGACCATCTTGGCCGCACGACGCGTCTTGCCGCCCGACTTGATGACGCCCGCAGAGGCGTCCGCGGCGCGCATGAACGACACCGGGCCCGACGCCGTGCCGCCGCCGCCGAGACGCTCCTTGGAGGAACGGATGCGCGACAGGTTGACGCCCGAGCCGGAGCCGCCCTTGAAGATGATCCCTTCGCGGCGGTACCAGTCGAGGATCGACTCCATGGTGTCGTCCACCGACAGGATGAAGCACGCCGAGCACTGGGGTTTGGGCTCCACGCCGACGTTGAACCAGACCGGCGAGTTGAACGACGCCTTCTGCTTGATCAGCAGGTGGGTCAGCTCGTCGGCGAAGATCTCGGCGTCGGTGGGCGACGCGAAGTACCCCTGCTCCTCGCCCCAGGTGCGGATCGAGCGCACGACGCGGCCGATGAGCTGCTTGACGCTGGTCTCGCGCTGCGGCGTGCCGAGCGGACCGCGGAAGTACTTCGAGGCGACGACGTTGGTCGCGAGCTGCGACCAGGCGGCGGGCACCTCGACGTCGTGCTGCTCGAACACGACCTCGCCAGCCTCGCCGGTG includes:
- a CDS encoding vitamin B12-dependent ribonucleotide reductase, whose translation is MARQDAKPGRGLTFRRWFTTTPDARRRDPREQPRIDPIETEVFERRNAVITGEAGEVVFEQHDVEVPAAWSQLATNVVASKYFRGPLGTPQRETSVKQLIGRVVRSIRTWGEEQGYFASPTDAEIFADELTHLLIKQKASFNSPVWFNVGVEPKPQCSACFILSVDDTMESILDWYRREGIIFKGGSGSGVNLSRIRSSKERLGGGGTASGPVSFMRAADASAGVIKSGGKTRRAAKMVVLDVQHPDIVEFINCKAEEEKKAWALIDAGYDGSLDGPAYSSVFFQNANNSVRVTDEFMRAVENDGTWQTRFVTSGEVAETFRARDLMRMIAEAAHFCGDPGMQFDTTINAWHTCPNSGRINASNPCSEYMHLDDSACNLASINLMKFLGENGELDTASFRHAVDILITAQDIIVDASSYPTPEIARNAHAFRELGLGYANLGALLMELGMPYDSEVGRQYAGAVTALLCGEAYVQSARIAAALGPFEGYAVNREPMLGVIEKHRSHAMKLSSSHVPLDLLHAARTAWDQALALGREHGFRNSQTTVLAPTGTIAFMMDCDTTGVEPDIALVKYKKLVGGGMLKMVNSTVPSALKRLGYDSKEVQAIVEYLEAEDTIEGAPGLRDEHLPVFDCAFKPAKGSRAISPEGHLRMMGAVQPFLSGAISKTINMPADTTPEQVFDAFMLAWKLGLKAVAIYRDGCKRTQPLNTSRGEGDGRERSESAAAAPAASTAVATAAPAPSASPEFQPVRRRLPADCRSIRHKFDVAGHEGYIHVGFYDDGTPGEIFIKMAKEGSTISGLMDTIATLTSLALQYGVPLDALVSKFSHVRFEPSGFTKNPEIPYAKSLTDYIFRFLGVRFLTADKRSQVGLTEHEEAARDTQAVASVEVDVRGRLTAAAGTGMVTFSQQADAPSCSDCGSIMIRNGSCYRCTNCGATSGCS